The Oncorhynchus tshawytscha isolate Ot180627B linkage group LG05, Otsh_v2.0, whole genome shotgun sequence genome includes a window with the following:
- the LOC121846581 gene encoding uncharacterized protein LOC121846581 encodes MSYRYSAKVPPGLMTLLEGLSRSVVKRRPESISQFATFYFAELLHFRTENPTLAINDLVREFNTTKVPKFPSHGIGAVIAPLAVQNESATAVSPGGQYVQPFGIYPPDRIFQTLPSIPGVEEQDAEQPWVHGQNILYTGTTLPGLSGCKEAAEATSLPSQYLNDSGFQRRMQAVTTNVSPHPISADQAEDLVVFRRKSKNDCMTATCDINSAAPDRCRQTKSAFLERVPLSEIYHISNAVLIRAPSVPCEYMIVVQSDKVPKTMVFQRVSSVSKTMRNTRTAAACGDDATGSPGNTQPDCTPCFTPPTAPSQVVKDQPDTQLVKPLALTEDTQLSGDGNRDLLTQPGCNPLSPGDNSVYKHMDINIALPDPNAYNPYINEMIVDQMNWVNEDVSTMVSDDIIAPGIMGPVNSALQDGCFPTAVPDVNGYNPYMNEMILDQINGVNFGVLSKVSDEMTGVNVMGPPISAPLETKDTSVVNIPVCQPILAPQEACAPSLVYPPTSAQETCAPSLVYPPTSAQETCAPSLVYPPTSAQETCAPSLVYPPTSAQETCAPSLVYPPTSAQETCAPSLVYPPTSAQETCAPSLVYPPTSAQETCAPSLVYPPTPQVTIGATFMPPSVSPAGEISVPSLVYPPISAGQGGNIPSLVLPPIYIAQPIGALPLLSTPIVPPMAGPRAVTLPNPYVPAPQKTTATLLYPSILAQEETRPPSLPLPQAIVAHLHQCTGQNAEAFHVNEENRRTPYVIPLVYQSIMGVPQMYVQPQQHQFIPSWSREAHSQRLCDPAPTGAMPECQYVTPEACVMPTAPTFEPTDHRCCQAAPDVTPPHYVVINSSTHNVASYPTPSPMQPQGFASAPVHMYGPCSETENAVSSTFNVRTHAGHQQGRAEHCRETSNMLTGENPHVQNYSGI; translated from the exons ATGTCCTACAGATATTCCGCCAAAGTGCCTCCAGGCTTGATGACTCTTTTGGAAGGCCTCAGTCGGTCCGTGGTGAAAAGACGGCCAGAATCCATCTCACAGTTTGCTACATTTTACTTCGCCGAGCTCTTGCACTTCAGGACAG AAAATCCAACTCTTGCCATCAACGACCTTGTGAGAGAATTCAATACAACTAAAG TGCCTAAGTTCCCAAGTCATGGCATTGGCGCTGTGATTGCTCCGCTGGCAGTTCAGAATGAAAGTGCCACAGCAGTGTCTCCTGGTGGTCAATATGTCCAACCATTTGGAATTTACCCTCCAGACAGGATTTTCCAAACTCTTCCCAGTATTCCAGGAGTGGAGGAGCAGGATGCTGAGCAGCCCTGGGTCCACGGCCAGAACATTCTGTACACTGGCACAACGTTGCCTGGTCTATCAGGTTGCAAAGAAGCTGCAGAAGCAACCTCCCTGCCAAGCCAATACCTCAATGACTCTGGCTTCCAGAGAAGAATGCAGGCAGTTACCACTAATGTGTCCCCTCACCCCATCTCAGCAGATCAAGCCGAAGATTTAGTCGTCTTCCGCAGGAAATCCAAGAATGACTGCATGACGGCTACCTGTGATATCAATTCTGCTGCCCCAGACCGGTGCCGGCAAACCAAGTCAGCTTTCCTCGAGAGGGTTCCACTGAGTGAGATCTATCACATATCCAATGCTGTTCTGATCAGGGCACCTTCTGTACCCTGTGAGTACATGATTGTAGTGCAGTCAGACAAGGTCCCGAAGACCATGGTGTTTCAGAGAGTCTCGTCAGTCAGTAAGACAATGAGGAACACCCGAACAGCAGCAGCTTGTGGTGATGATGCCACTGGTTCCCCAGGTAACACCCAGCCTGACTGCACACCATGTTTCACCCCGCCTACAGCCCCATCGCAGGTGGTCAAAGATCAGCCAGACACCCAATTGGTCAAGCCCCTAGCGCTGACTGAGGACACTCAGCTTTCTGGTGATGGAAATAGGGATCTCCTAACCCAACCTGGTTGCAATCCTCTTTCACCTGGAGATAATTCTGTTTACAAGCACATGGACATAAATATAGCATTACCTGATCCGAATGCCTACAACCCATACATCAATGAAATGATAGTGGATCAaatgaactgggtgaatgaagATGTTTCAACCATGGTGTCAGATGATATAATAGCCCCTGGTATTATGGGTCCTGTCAACTCAGCACTTCAGGATGGATGTTTCCCCACTGCAGTACCTGATGTGAACGGGTACAACCCCTACATGAATGAGATGATACTGGATCAAATTAATGGGGTGAACTTTGGTGTTTTATCCAAGGTGTCTGATGAGATGACAGGCGTCAATGTTATGGGCCCACCCATCTCAGCACCACTGGAGACAAAGGATACAAGTGTGGTGAACATTCCTGTGTGTCAACCTATTTTAGCTCCACAAGAAGCATGTGCCCCCAGTTTGGTGTACCCTCCAACTTCAGCACAAGAAACATGTGCCCCCAGTTTGGTGTACCCTCCAACTTCAGCACAAGAAACATGTGCCCCCAGTTTGGTGTACCCTCCAACTTCAGCACAAGAAACATGTGCCCCCAGTTTGGTGTACCCTCCAACTTCAGCACAAGAAACATGTGCCCCCAGTTTGGTGTACCCTCCAACTTCAGCACAAGAAACATGTGCCCCCAGCTTGGTGTACCCTCCAACTTCAGCACAAGAAACATGTGCCCCCAGTTTGGTGTACCCTCCAACTTCAGCACAAGAAACATGTGCCCCCAGTTTGGTGTATCCTCCAACACCACAGGTAACAATTGGAGCCACCTTCATGCCACCAAGTGTTTCACCAGCAGGAGAAATAAGTGTTCCTAGTTTGGTGTACCCTCCAATTTCAGCTGGACAGGGGGGTAATATACCCAGTTTGGTGCTCCCGCCTATTTATATTGCTCAACCAATTGGAGCACTCCCATTGCTTAGCACTCCTATTGTGCCACCCATGGCGGGACCAAGGGCAGTCACTTTACCAAACCCATATGTACCAGCTCCACAAAAAACAACAGCCACTCTGCTTTATCCATCAATCTTGGCTCAGGAGGAAACAAGACCCCCTTCATTGCCACTCCCCCAGGCCATTGTTGCCCACCTGCATCAGTGCACTGGTCAGAATGCAGAAGCATTCCATGTGAATGAGGAGAACAGAAGGACACCCTATGTGATTCCATTGGTCTACCAAAGCATTATGGGAGTGCCACAGATGTATGTTCAACCACAACAACATCAGTTTATTCCCAGCTGGTCCAGAGAAGCGC ATTCACAAAGGCTATGTGACCCAGCGCCTACTGGGGCCATGCCAGAGTGCCAGTATGTTACACCTGAAGCATGTG TTATGCCTACGGCCCCTACCTTCGAACCCACAGACCATCGCTGCTGCCAGGCTGCCCCTGATGTGACCCCTCCACATTATGTAGTGATCAACAGCTCAACTCACAATGTTGCCTCTTACCCTACACCATCACCCATGCAGCCCCAGGGCTTTGCCTCTGCTCCTGTCCACATGTATGGTCCCTGCAGTGAAACTGAGAATGCAGTGTCATCCACCTTCAATGTGAGGACCCATGCAGGCCACCAGCAAGGGAGAGCAGAACACTGCAGAGAGACCAGCAACATGCTAACAGGTGAAAATCCACATGTGCAGAATTATTCTGGTATATga